From Candidatus Acidiferrales bacterium, the proteins below share one genomic window:
- a CDS encoding PilZ domain-containing protein: MGASSNLKPRLSVDPFAFPAERLRPNLETLPPRRFLRVPTHAVSIVPDRRRSPRAYLSLPLQLTKIGERAEATPVTLVTKNISSSGIYFLAPRIIEPGTGIELEVSLIERPLGRGSVRLKTAAHVVRIEVCEVPGWNGYAASFDDIDFRRDDDIPHNSAS; encoded by the coding sequence ATGGGGGCAAGCTCAAATCTCAAGCCACGACTGTCTGTCGACCCGTTCGCTTTTCCTGCTGAAAGATTACGTCCAAATCTCGAAACTCTGCCGCCGCGGCGATTTTTGCGCGTCCCAACTCACGCTGTCAGCATCGTTCCGGATCGCCGGCGAAGCCCCCGCGCATATTTGAGTCTGCCATTGCAATTGACGAAGATTGGCGAACGCGCCGAAGCGACTCCCGTTACGCTGGTGACCAAAAACATCAGCTCGTCCGGCATTTATTTCCTGGCTCCGCGCATTATCGAACCAGGAACCGGCATCGAACTTGAGGTTTCGCTCATCGAGCGGCCTCTTGGGAGAGGAAGTGTCCGGCTGAAGACTGCGGCGCACGTGGTGCGCATCGAGGTATGCGAGGTTCCGGGTTGGAACGGTTACGCAGCTTCTTTCGATGACATCGATTTTCGGCGCGACGACGACATTCCGCACAACAGCGCGTCTTAG
- the ada gene encoding bifunctional DNA-binding transcriptional regulator/O6-methylguanine-DNA methyltransferase Ada — protein MRTKKMTAKPIVATRIANYWRDVQHRCTAADGRFVYAVRTTRIYCRPSCPSKRPRRDRVIFFQGPREAELAGYRPCRRCWPQMEPSRSEAARLVHQICAKIDETLTVDSEARLTLSELGRSFGLKSHKMEHLFRRILGITPKQFTDARRMAQLKSKLRKGEKVTTAMYDAGYGSSSRLYERAPAQMGMTPAIYRRGGAGMNISYTIVPCTLGRVLVAATSRGVSAVYLGDSDAPLEKALAEEYPRAEIRRDAKRLGPWVREIVEHLRGREPHIDLPLDVQATAFQRRVWQELCRIPYGATRSYREVARAIGKPRAIRAVARACATNPVSVVVPCHRVVREDGNLAGYRWGLNRKNALITQERELVQKNQ, from the coding sequence ATGCGAACGAAGAAAATGACGGCGAAGCCAATTGTGGCGACGAGGATAGCCAACTACTGGCGCGATGTGCAGCATCGTTGCACCGCTGCTGATGGCCGATTTGTCTATGCCGTGCGCACGACGAGAATCTATTGCCGGCCATCGTGTCCGTCCAAACGTCCGCGCAGGGATCGCGTGATTTTTTTTCAGGGGCCACGCGAAGCGGAACTCGCTGGTTATCGCCCCTGCCGCCGCTGTTGGCCGCAGATGGAGCCGTCACGAAGCGAAGCGGCTCGTCTCGTTCACCAGATTTGCGCCAAAATCGATGAAACTCTGACCGTTGATTCCGAGGCTCGTCTAACGCTGTCTGAGTTAGGCCGTTCGTTCGGCCTCAAATCGCACAAGATGGAGCACCTGTTCCGGCGCATCCTGGGCATAACGCCAAAACAATTCACCGACGCGCGACGTATGGCGCAACTGAAATCCAAACTTCGCAAGGGGGAAAAAGTGACTACGGCAATGTATGACGCAGGTTATGGCTCAAGCAGCCGCCTTTACGAACGCGCTCCTGCGCAAATGGGTATGACGCCCGCCATCTACCGCCGCGGCGGCGCGGGCATGAACATCAGTTACACGATTGTTCCTTGTACGCTTGGCCGCGTGCTCGTCGCGGCCACGTCGCGCGGCGTCAGCGCCGTTTATCTGGGCGACTCCGATGCGCCGCTCGAAAAGGCTCTTGCAGAGGAATATCCGCGTGCTGAAATTCGCCGTGATGCGAAGAGACTCGGTCCCTGGGTTCGCGAGATTGTCGAGCACCTTCGCGGGCGCGAGCCGCACATCGATCTCCCCCTCGACGTTCAGGCTACCGCCTTCCAGCGCCGCGTCTGGCAGGAATTGTGCCGCATTCCGTATGGCGCCACGCGCTCTTACCGCGAGGTCGCTCGCGCGATTGGCAAGCCTCGCGCCATTCGGGCCGTGGCCCGCGCTTGCGCCACCAATCCTGTCTCCGTCGTCGTTCCATGCCACCGTGTTGTTCGGGAAGACGGCAACTTGGCTGGATATCGCTGGGGCTTGAATCGGAAGAACGCTTTGATTACGCAAGAAAGAGAACTAGTTCAGAAAAACCAGTAG
- a CDS encoding outer membrane lipoprotein-sorting protein yields the protein MFRKYILLSTILTMAFALPVLAERAQERNPLTLNAVLRELDDQAKGFQSLTADIARTKVTVVVNVKSTETGVLYVHGEKMRLEMKTPDPRTILRTGDTIYIYTPGLKRVEEYNLGKHRQLVDEFLLLGFGTSGHDLEKGFLVTLLGEPTLDHQKTALLELTPKSAQARNQISKIHLWLDESSWLPVQQKFFETGSDDYFIIQYSSEVRNPNIPDSRFRPHWPKDTQKIRPEG from the coding sequence GTGTTTCGAAAATACATTTTGCTTTCGACAATCCTAACGATGGCGTTCGCGCTCCCCGTGCTTGCCGAACGCGCTCAAGAACGGAACCCGCTGACATTGAATGCCGTCTTGCGCGAACTGGACGATCAAGCCAAGGGTTTTCAGAGCCTTACGGCCGATATTGCGCGGACGAAGGTGACTGTGGTCGTGAATGTGAAATCTACCGAAACAGGTGTCCTTTACGTCCACGGCGAAAAAATGCGCCTGGAAATGAAGACTCCGGACCCACGCACCATCCTCCGAACGGGCGACACGATTTACATTTACACGCCGGGACTAAAACGAGTCGAAGAATACAATTTGGGCAAGCACCGCCAGCTTGTGGATGAATTTCTTCTCCTGGGTTTTGGAACCTCGGGGCATGATCTGGAAAAAGGCTTCCTGGTGACGCTTCTCGGTGAGCCAACGCTGGACCATCAGAAAACTGCGCTGCTGGAGCTCACACCCAAGTCAGCACAGGCCAGAAATCAAATTTCGAAAATCCATTTATGGCTCGATGAATCTTCGTGGCTGCCTGTCCAGCAAAAATTCTTCGAAACGGGGTCGGACGACTACTTCATTATTCAGTATTCGAGCGAAGTCCGAAATCCGAATATCCCCGATTCGAGATTCCGGCCCCACTGGCCCAAAGACACGCAGAAAATCCGGCCCGAGGGATAG
- a CDS encoding ABC transporter ATP-binding protein: MEPILKTENLWKIFRAGSLDVAALRGIDLEIFAGEFVSVMGPSGCGKSTLLHVIGGLARASRGRVLLDGNDLTSLGDAGRTLLRRHKVGFVFQRFNLLPTLDARGNIALAQHIHGDGFDPHRFDVVTQMLGLRERLEHRPSQLSGGEQQRVAIARAIIHEPKIVLADEPTGNLDTKNSENVLGLLRQLNKNLGQTIVMITHNPEAAAYGTRVLHMRDGLVVDGAAAN, translated from the coding sequence TTGGAACCGATACTCAAGACCGAGAACCTTTGGAAGATATTCCGCGCCGGAAGCCTCGACGTGGCGGCTCTGCGTGGAATTGATCTGGAGATATTTGCGGGGGAATTTGTTTCCGTCATGGGCCCTTCCGGGTGCGGCAAGTCCACGTTGCTTCACGTAATCGGTGGGCTGGCGCGGGCGAGCCGCGGGCGCGTCTTGCTCGATGGTAACGATCTGACGAGTCTGGGAGACGCGGGGCGGACGCTCCTGCGGCGGCACAAAGTAGGATTTGTGTTCCAGCGATTCAATCTCCTGCCCACGCTGGACGCGCGCGGAAATATCGCGCTGGCGCAGCACATTCATGGTGACGGTTTCGACCCGCACCGGTTCGACGTGGTTACACAAATGCTGGGATTGAGAGAAAGGCTGGAGCACCGGCCCTCGCAGTTGTCGGGCGGCGAGCAACAGCGAGTTGCAATTGCGCGTGCGATCATCCACGAGCCCAAAATCGTCCTCGCCGATGAACCAACCGGCAATCTGGACACCAAGAATTCGGAGAATGTCCTCGGGTTGCTCCGCCAGCTGAACAAGAATCTGGGGCAGACGATCGTGATGATTACGCACAATCCGGAAGCGGCGGCTTATGGAACGAGAGTGCTGCACATGCGCGATGGTCTGGTTGTCGACGGCGCGGCGGCGAACTGA
- a CDS encoding FtsX-like permease family protein, with product MIKHMILRNILYRPVRTLITIIAVGVEVTLVLTVVGLTSGMLSDTAKRIEGIGADIMVQPPSASVFMAFSGAPMPIEIGQRLGQIKNVQSVAPVLLQFNSTNGLDIIYGIDPVTFSEVSGGFVFHEGHGLQAHDDILVDDWYAKGRKVKVGDTLHVLGHDFHVAGIVEHGKGARLFVLMSTLQDLSGARDKASVFFIKCDSPDQTEKVIGLINVLLPHYEVRPLRDYMSLMTSSHLPGLKTFIDSMIWLAVAIGFLVILLSMYTTIIERTREIGILKSLGASRSYVVRVILSETTALCLAGIVLGFGMSYGVRMLFLTIFPTLTILITPSWLLKAAGLAIAGGWLGATYPAWLASRKDPIEALAYE from the coding sequence GTGATTAAGCACATGATCCTGCGGAACATTCTGTACCGGCCGGTGCGGACGCTGATCACGATTATCGCCGTAGGCGTGGAAGTAACGCTCGTGCTGACGGTGGTGGGGCTGACGTCAGGGATGCTCTCCGATACGGCGAAGCGTATTGAAGGGATCGGAGCGGATATCATGGTGCAGCCTCCTTCCGCTTCGGTTTTCATGGCTTTCAGTGGAGCGCCCATGCCGATTGAAATCGGGCAGAGGCTCGGCCAAATCAAGAACGTGCAATCGGTTGCGCCCGTTCTGCTGCAATTCAATTCCACGAATGGGCTGGACATCATTTACGGGATCGATCCTGTGACGTTTAGCGAGGTTTCGGGCGGATTTGTCTTTCATGAGGGACACGGTCTGCAAGCTCACGATGACATCCTGGTTGACGACTGGTACGCGAAGGGACGAAAAGTGAAAGTTGGTGATACGCTCCACGTACTCGGACACGATTTTCATGTGGCCGGAATCGTGGAGCATGGAAAGGGCGCGAGGCTGTTTGTGCTCATGTCCACGCTGCAAGATCTTTCCGGGGCGCGCGACAAGGCTTCCGTATTTTTCATCAAGTGCGACAGCCCGGACCAAACCGAGAAAGTCATCGGCCTAATTAATGTGCTTTTGCCGCACTATGAAGTGCGCCCACTAAGGGACTACATGTCGCTAATGACGTCGTCCCATCTGCCGGGACTGAAAACCTTTATTGACTCAATGATCTGGCTCGCGGTGGCTATCGGATTTCTGGTGATCCTGCTTTCGATGTACACGACGATTATTGAGCGCACGCGCGAGATTGGCATATTGAAGTCGCTTGGAGCGTCGCGAAGTTACGTGGTGCGCGTGATCCTCAGCGAAACCACGGCTTTGTGTCTGGCGGGGATTGTGCTGGGATTTGGGATGAGTTATGGCGTTCGCATGCTGTTTCTCACGATTTTTCCCACTCTGACCATCCTGATCACGCCCAGCTGGCTGCTCAAAGCCGCTGGGTTGGCGATCGCCGGCGGATGGCTGGGCGCGACATATCCGGCCTGGCTGGCAAGCCGGAAGGATCCCATCGAGGCGCTGGCGTATGAGTGA